In bacterium Unc6, the genomic window GAAAAGGCACTTGCGTATAGTCTTGGCTCTGCAAATATATCCGGGATTGAACAGGGTGCATTCATATTCCATATACTTACATCTAAGGAGAATGTTAAAGAGGCACATACTGAGATACAGAGGTTTATCAATTCTTTAGCAGAACAAATAGAAGAAAAATCAATTGAACTTGCAAAGGCAGAAGCCATAGGCGCACAGGTTCTTCAAACACAGACAGAAGGTGGGCTGGGATTTGCAGTGGGTCTGGATGTCTTGTATGGGATGGGGGCAGATAATCAGGAAAAAAGTCTTGAAAAAATAAAAAGAATAAAAATAAAAGATGTAAAAGATGTAATACAAGAATATTTTAATCAGGACAGAAAGGTTACAGTTATACTAGGACCAAAGGATACCCAGAACATAGGTGACAGGTGACAGGTGACAGGTGGCTGATGGCTGATGATAAATGCCAAATGTCAAAATCCAAATGACAAAAAGTATGACCTGTTGATATCTATTTGACATTTAACATTTGTTATTTATTTGTCATTTGTATCTTATTTTTTGAGAACTGGTGTTTGTAATTTTAAGACTTGCGCTGTTTTTCCATCACCGGTCATCTGTTGCCGGTTGTATAAAATTATCCAGTGTCACAGGGGGTGGATCTAAAGATGGATGCCTGTAATTGCCAGTTATCCAAAGAACAGGAGCAGATGTATGAACAGGTCGGTATTTTTTTAAATTATATGGAGATAGAAAAAGGGCTTTCAAAAAATACGGTTTATTCATATTTTTTAGACCTTAAAAAATATATTGAATTTCTAAATAAGCAAAATTTACATTCTTTTAAGTCTGTTAAAAGGGAAAATATTGTAGATTTTTTAATGGAATTAAAACAAAAGAAGAATGCTGCCCCCACTACCATATCAAGAAGGCTTGTTGCAATAAAGATGCTTCACAGGTTTCTTGCAAGAGAAAAAATTATTGAAAACGATATAACAAGTGTGCTTGAACACCCAAAGCTTTGGAAAAAACTTCCCGATGTGCTGAAGGTAGAAGAAATAGAAAAAATATTAAACATTTTAAAGACTGATAAGCCCATTGGTATAAGAAACAGGGCAATACTTGAGGTTATGTATGCCTCGGGATTAAGAGTTTCAGAGGTTTCATACTTAAAATTGGAAGATGTGAATTTAAGTGTTGGCTTTATAAAATGTATTGGAAAAGGAAGAAAAGAAAGGATTGTTCCTATCGGCAGGATTGCATCCGAATGGATTAAAAAATACATAGAAGAAGCAAGAAACAAGCTAAATCCTGAAAATGAAGAATCTTACCTCTTCCTGTCATATCAGGGGAAAAGACTTTCAAGAATAAGCATATGGCAGATGGTCAAAGATACGGCAAAACAGGCTGGGCTTTTTAAAAAAGTAAAACCCCATACATTCAGACACTCATTTGCAACACATCTTCTTGAAAGGGGGGCAGATTTAAGAATTGTTCAAGAACTTCTGGGACATTCAAGCATATCAACAACACAGATTTATACACATGTAGAAAAAGACAGGTTAAAAGAGGTCCACAGGAAGTTTCATCCCCGGGAAAATCCCTCTCCCTGCTAACTTTCTGATCAAACCATTGAAGGCGGTTTACGATTGCGCCGATGCGTTACCCTTGCGGGGAGGCAAAAATTTATATAATTTGATTCCAGATTAGAGACTGTGTTAAATGTAAAAAATTTATGGACGAAGGGTTATAATGCTATACGGGCCTTTGCCCAAATTTTGCTTTACTTCATTTTGTAAAATTTGTTTTGTCCTTGTTCTAATGACCTTTGCATAAATAATGGTAAATATAAATAGGGTCAACTCTATTTTCTCTAAAAAACCAATGTAGTATTATTAAAAAAAGAAAATAGAGTTGACCCTATTTATCCCTGAAGATATTTTTCCATTATTTATGCAAAGGTCAATAATGAAAAAAGTATAGCAGATATACTGGTAAAAGGAGAGGTTAAGGATATTGTTGAAATCTTTATATTTTGCATTTGTTTTATTTCCAGACTCTTTCTTCCACCTTCTCTTTTATAATCTTTTCACAAGGATATATATCAATTATTATTTCATCGGGTTTAAACCAGAGTTTTATTTCTCTTCCGGCGTCCTGTTTATTGCTTGAGGTGTGTAACACATTTTCATAAACCCCTTTTGTTGTTATTCTGCCGTACTGGCCTCTGATTGACACTGAATCTGCTTCTTCAGGGTTTGTTGCGCCTGCAACTTCTTTTACCTTTTTAATGGCATCTTCTCCCCAGTATACCAGAGCAAGAATCTTTTTCCTGTTGTGTAACTCTCCCATAATGTAACTTATCAATTCTTCAAAAAAGGGCCTGTCTTTAAGATGCTGATAGTGAATCTCGGCAAGCTGACGGGAGACCCTGGCAACCTTTGCCCCTATTATCTCCAACCTTGTTTCAGAAAGCCGCGTAAGTACATTACCCGTAAGAGATTTTTTAAGTCCATCTGGTTTTATAATCACAAGTGTTTGTTGTTTCATATTATTTTATATTTCACCCTTCAACTGTTATGGCACTTACAGGACAGTCTTCAGCCGCCTGTTTGCAACACTCCTGAAAATCTTCAGGTATACTTGAGGATATTGCAACCGCAACATCATCAGTCATTGAGAAAACATCGGGGCAGGCATCTGCACAAAGCCCGCATCCTGTGCATGTATCTTTGTCAACCATTACTCTCACTTTTCCTCCTTTTTCATTTTTTGTTTTTCTTTTTTCCAATGCGGATAGTATTTTTCTATCCAGTCAATTGTTGCTTTATAGATACCTATATCATAGCCCAATTTTTCACTTTCTATCCATTTGTGTTTTAGTATTTCCTGCCTGAGAGAATTTGTTTGCTTATACAGTGCAAGCATTTTAATTCTGTTTTCTTGTTTTGCTGATGGCATATTATTTTACTCCATGAATGTCCAGGGCTCTTTATACACACCTGCTCCTGACCATATTCTGTCAAGCGAATAAAGCATCCTTGTTTCTTGAATAAATATATGGATTATAATATCGTTATAATCCATTACCACCCACTTCCCATCCCCTTTGCCTTCTATGTTTCTGACCTTATATCCTTTTGTGCCCGCTTCTTTATTTATGAGTTCTGCAAGGGATTGGCTATGTTTTATATTTTGCGATGTTGCAATTAAAAACCAATCGGTAAAACCGTTATATTTTCTCAAATCAAGCAGCATCATATTTTCTGCTTTTTTTCCAAGAAGAATATCTATAAATATTTTTACCTTTTTCGGAAAAAATCTTCCGGTCATTTTGTTTTTAAAATTCTAAACATAGATGTGCCGCAGTCCTTGCATTTACCCTTTAATGCAATTCTGCCATTCTTTAATGTAACCTGTTCTTCATCTTTCATCTGACCTTTTTTCTTACATTTTACACAATACGCTTCTATGTTTTCCATACTGACCTCCTGAAATGTGAACCGAAGTATCATAACTAATATACTGTGTCAATACCCTCTTATGTCAATCCACCTTTTTTCCTTATCTCACCCTTGCCAAGTGGTTTTTGTAGACGCACTTTCTTATCCAGTTCTTCCGCTGGTGTTCCGGGAATTATTATTTCTCCATATCTTATGGTTGTTATTGGAATAAGAAGTGACTGGTTTTCTGTGCCAATAGGTCTTTCTATGGTTCCTCCTTTTTCATCTATCATCTGTTGGTACAGTCTTCCATCAACCCTTAACATATAAGGAGATTCATCAGTAATGGTCCCCCTTACAATAATAACAGCACCTTCAAAATCGGATGTTGTTCTCCATAACACTAACCTTACCCTTTGTTCTAATAACATATTGCCTCTTTCATTTCCCTTACAGCATTTTCTATCCCAACAAATACTGCGCGGGAGATTATTGAATGTCCTATGTGAAGTTCCTGAATACCTTTTATAAATGCAATCCTTTTAACATTATAGTATGTAAGTCCGTGTCCTGCATTTACACAAAGCCCCGTTTCCAATCCCTGATTAACCGCTTTTTCAATGGTAATTGCTTCTTTTTTAGCCTCTTCACCCTTAGCATTTGCATACTTTCCTGTGTGTATTTCAATAAAATCGGCGCCAGATTTTTTTGCGTATTCTATCTGTATAGGGTCTGGGTCTATAAATAGACTAACAGCGATACCTTTGTTTTTGAGTATTTTAATAGATTCCTCTAAACTTGAAAATTCGGTAACAACATTTAATCCACCCTCTGTTGTTATCTCCTGTCTTTTTTCAGGAACAAGGGTTGCCTGTTCGGGTTTAATTTCACAAGCAATCTCCATAATATCCTTTGATAGAGACATCTCAAGATTGAACTTAACTGGAACAATTTCTCTGATAATCCTTACATCTCTATCTTGTATATGCCTTCTGTCTTCTCTTAAATGAACAGTAATAACATCAGCCCCGCCAAGCACCGCAAGCATACAGGCAAAAACAGGGTCTGGTTCAAATGTCTTTCTTGCTTGACGAATCGTTGCAATATGGTCAATATTTACACCGAGTTTTGGCATAAATCCTCCGTCCTTATAATATCTTGAAGCAGTGTAACATTTTGATATTCCCATATTAAGGATACTACTAAATCTAAATTTTGTCAAGAGCCTGTGAACATAACGAAAACTAAAAATTTGACACGGTATTAAAATTTCAGTATAATTATAACATAAGTATTCAAACAAATTTTATTAATTTTTTAAACAAGAAAGAATTTACAGAGCCATGGTGGTAAACAGAAACAAGCGGCCATTTTTCTCTTGACGGATTCTTAATTATATGCTAATATCCACATATTACTTGAGTCTGTCTCTGAGTATACCCTGTTGTATCGGAATTTCAATAAATTCCTATACAAAAGTCAGGGAGGTCTAAAGGGGAATAATCTGATTTCCCCGGGAGGCAGGAACTTTTTTCTTAAAACTAGGGATAAGAAAAAAGTTTTGTTAGAGGTGTTTTATGGCACTTAAACAAAACGGGGTTAGTTTATGAAGGCAGGCTCCTGTGCCTGCTACAGGCAGGAAATAACAAATGTAAAACAACCGAAATAGAACAAAATTTATAAAAGAGAAGGCTAAAAAATGGTAAAAAAAATAGGAATACCAAGGGCATTGCTTTATTATAAGTATTATCCTTTCTGGAAGACATTCTTGGAAGAATTAAGATGTGAGGTAATTACATCTACACATACCACTCAAAAAATTTTACAAAGAGGAGTTAAATGCAGCATGGATGAATCCTGCCTGGCGCTTAAGGTCTTTTGTGGCCATGTGTTGGATTTAATTGATAAAGGAGTGGATTATCTATTCATCCCCAGAATAGAGAGTGTAGAGAGGAAGCATTTTGTCTGCACCAAATTTTTAGGGCTTCCGGATATAGTAAGAAATTCCATAAAAAAGACCCCACCTATTTTAAGCCCAAATATTGATTTTAACCGAAGATTTCCATACCAGTCAATGTTTAGTGCAGGATGGAGGCTTACCAAAAATCCTTTTAGGATTCACACCGCTTATTGGCGGGCAAGAAAAAAAGAACAAAACTTTGAAAGGACGCTTAAAACTGCAACTTCGGTTTCTGAGGTGATGGAACTTATAGAAACAGGCCAGATCAGAAAAGTCAACACACAAACACATCCTGTTTCTAAGGGGGTGAATATCGCCGTCATAGGTCATCCATATAATGTCTATGATGACCTTGTCAATCTTGGAATTATAAAAAAATTAGAGAAAAAAGGAGTAAATGTCCTCACCCAGGAGATGGTGCCTCAGGAGGTAAGTTTTAGGGCAGCCTCCAGGGTTTCAAAAGATATTTACTGGACATATCAAAAAGAAATCTTTGGGGCAAGCCTACACTTTGTAGAGAAGGGAGTAGATGGCATCATTTTTATCATTTCATTTCCCTGTGGCCCAGATTCGCTCACTATAGAGTACGCCATCAGGCAGATCAAGAATTCTGTTCCAATCCTTTCTTTAGTGATAGATGAACACCAGACTGATACAGGAATTATGACAAGACTTGAGTCTTTCATAGATTTGATAAAAATGGGAAAAGAAAAGACAACCCCCGTTAGAAAAAACTTCTCTGATGGCGCTTCTCTGCCTGTGCCACATCTGACACAGCAGACAGGTAATGGCAAAAGTGGACTTAAGATTACATTTCCTCATATGGGGGATTACTATGTTTGCTTTAAGAGTCTCTTTGGGACCTTAGGTCATGAGGTGGTTGTTCCTCCGCCCATAACCAAAAGAACCATAGAACTGGGCTGTAAACATTCTCCCGAGTTTGTATGTTTTCCATTTAAGATCACATTAGGTTGTCTGATTGAGGGGTTAGAACAGGGTGCAGATATTCTTTTGCAGTCAGGAAGTAAAGGGTCCTGTCGGTATGGTGAGTATAAACCCGTACAGGAGCAAATATTGAAAGACTTAGGCTATAAGTTCAGGTTTATGAGGTTTAGCAGTTTTGGAGATTTTAAAGCAATAAATAAAAATGTCACAAATTTACAGATCTTGCAAAGGATAAGAATTGCCTGGGCAAAGTTAAGGGCTATAGAAAAGTTTGAAAGTGAAGTTTGGAGATTAAGTGCCTGCGAGGTAAATATTGGCGAAACCAGAAGACTGTATCAAAAATTTTTGAATTCCTGCGACCAGGCTAATACAAAAGATCAGGTAAAGAGAGTTGAAAAAGAGTACTCGGAAAGATTTAATCAGATCAAAACAGTTCCCGGGTTCAGGCCAATTAAAGTAGGCATTATTGGTGAGATATACATAGTTATAGAGCCATATAGCAACTTAGATATAGAAAAAGAGTTAGGTCAGATGCGGGTTGAGGTGGTCAGGCCGCTCTGTTTAGGCCAGACTGTAAAAGAAATGCTATGCCTGTCACTTAAAAAGACTACCTTTCAAAGAATATCACGATCTTATTTGCAATATAATTCTGGTGCCCATGCCAACGCATCAGTAGCAGAAACTATTATCTTTGCTCATGAGGGTTTGGATGGTGCAATTCATATAAAACCCCACGCCTGTATGCCCGAGGTTACCGCCATGGGCGCTCTTCATAGAGTAAGTAAAGATTACAATATCCCGATATTGTTTTTTTCTTTTGATGAGAATGCAACCTCTGTTGGAGTAAGAACACGCCTGGAGGCATTTGTGGAATTACTTAAAAGAAAGAGGGAAAGAAAATGTATCTTGGCATAGATGTTGGGTCAGTAAGCACAAAACTTGTTGTCATTGACAAGGATAGAAATGTTCTAGATGCTCTTTACATCTCCACAGGAGGAAATCCTATCCTGGCAGTAAAAAGAGGGTTAAAGACAATCCAGCAGAGACTGACAAATCCAGAAAAGATAAAAAGCGTAGGAACAACAGGCAGCGCCCGTCATCTTATCAGTATTTTAGTTAATGCCTGTGTTGTAAAAAATGAGATTATTGCCCACGCATTAGGAACCTTACACTTTATAGCAGGGGTTAGAACCATCATTGAAATAGGCGGACAGGATTCTAAAATTATAATTATAAGAGACGGTATTCCCGTAGATTTTAGTATGAATACGATATGTGCTGCCGGGACAGGCTCGTTTTTGGACCACCAGGCTACGCGCCTTGGAATTCCTGTTGAGGAATTTGGCGATTATGCCCTGAGAGCAAAAGTAAAAGTTGGTATTGCTGGAAGATGTACAGTATTTGCTGAATCAGATATGATTCACAAACAACAACTCGGATTCAGTAATGAGGATATTATCAACGGACTGTGCGAGTCTATTGTCCGAAATTATCTGAATAATGTGGGCAAGGGAAAGGAGATTTTATCCCCTATAATATTCCAGGGCGGAGTAGCAGCAAACAAAGGCGTGGTTAGAGCTTTCCAGAAGGAGTTAGAAACAGAGGTAATTGTACCTGAGTATTACAATGTAATGGGCGCCATAGGTGCAGCTATCCTGGCTATGGAAGAGACTGAGAAGAGCGGGTGCCAGACTGATTTTGATTTTAATATTG contains:
- a CDS encoding pyridoxine 5'-phosphate synthase, translated to MPKLGVNIDHIATIRQARKTFEPDPVFACMLAVLGGADVITVHLREDRRHIQDRDVRIIREIVPVKFNLEMSLSKDIMEIACEIKPEQATLVPEKRQEITTEGGLNVVTEFSSLEESIKILKNKGIAVSLFIDPDPIQIEYAKKSGADFIEIHTGKYANAKGEEAKKEAITIEKAVNQGLETGLCVNAGHGLTYYNVKRIAFIKGIQELHIGHSIISRAVFVGIENAVREMKEAICY
- a CDS encoding site-specific tyrosine recombinase XerD, translated to MYEQVGIFLNYMEIEKGLSKNTVYSYFLDLKKYIEFLNKQNLHSFKSVKRENIVDFLMELKQKKNAAPTTISRRLVAIKMLHRFLAREKIIENDITSVLEHPKLWKKLPDVLKVEEIEKILNILKTDKPIGIRNRAILEVMYASGLRVSEVSYLKLEDVNLSVGFIKCIGKGRKERIVPIGRIASEWIKKYIEEARNKLNPENEESYLFLSYQGKRLSRISIWQMVKDTAKQAGLFKKVKPHTFRHSFATHLLERGADLRIVQELLGHSSISTTQIYTHVEKDRLKEVHRKFHPRENPSPC
- a CDS encoding ribosome silencing factor encodes the protein MTGRFFPKKVKIFIDILLGKKAENMMLLDLRKYNGFTDWFLIATSQNIKHSQSLAELINKEAGTKGYKVRNIEGKGDGKWVVMDYNDIIIHIFIQETRMLYSLDRIWSGAGVYKEPWTFME
- a CDS encoding 2-hydroxyglutaryl-CoA dehydratase, giving the protein MYLGIDVGSVSTKLVVIDKDRNVLDALYISTGGNPILAVKRGLKTIQQRLTNPEKIKSVGTTGSARHLISILVNACVVKNEIIAHALGTLHFIAGVRTIIEIGGQDSKIIIIRDGIPVDFSMNTICAAGTGSFLDHQATRLGIPVEEFGDYALRAKVKVGIAGRCTVFAESDMIHKQQLGFSNEDIINGLCESIVRNYLNNVGKGKEILSPIIFQGGVAANKGVVRAFQKELETEVIVPEYYNVMGAIGAAILAMEETEKSGCQTDFDFNIADIDFRTRSFECSGCPNYCEVIEVLKAHIVVHRAGSRCGKWEVQDAEERLVKSGVYDNK
- a CDS encoding ferredoxin, whose amino-acid sequence is MRVMVDKDTCTGCGLCADACPDVFSMTDDVAVAISSSIPEDFQECCKQAAEDCPVSAITVEG